A genomic region of Mitsuaria sp. 7 contains the following coding sequences:
- a CDS encoding pectinesterase family protein — protein sequence MRLRRAVMTVGVAFTVFPGAVAAAPADSVQERPQLTDVQAGTATVAAYLGDWQPAPLDLSTWTPTFVVAADGSGTHRTVQAAIDALPARMAGTSTAPRAYVLVKPGTYREPLCIQDKAPFALYGAGDASEVVIVEGRYNALPKAKREAAHRCMPLLDADTYGTPGSASVMLFSDDVQLARLTIANDAMDRVRDGQGYPAGVGESGGAQAVAFMTRGDRIQLDQVRLIGHQDTFYAEREAAAAEARVLVRRSEIRGDVDFIFGGATLVIDDSLIVSRAGRRVPGHGGHVIAPSTPHALSRGFLIQDSRWLAEPGVAPASISLGRAWDRGIARGEWRASPAIPNGQAVLRGNLLGPHLAPWSASTSRRPFSATGESANRMAEYRNVTLPVALPVAAFGAIASGDGWASMNGGTIGGARAKPDAVRVVRTRSELDAAIALGDTPKLIALAARIDLAADATGRRLGIEDFRDPAFDFDAFVRQYDPATWGRRAPEGPLEEARKRSAKQQAAQVVVKVPSNTTIVGVTSDAGFDGGSLMLDKVSQVILRNLRFSDAYDFFPAWDPNDNGHGEWNSEYDTVSLRETTQVWIDHCAFDDGERPDPREPVALGQRMQRHDGLLDITRRSDFVTVSWNVFRRHDKTMLIGGSDSHRDDRGRLRVTLHHNLWEQVKERTPRVRYGQVHVANNLFVAAPGGDYPYGYSIGLGIESQVLSEANVWEAAPGIVPERVVRLLKGDRLTDRGSSFNGGPFDPTRLLRAANPDKAVVDDAGWTPPYRLPIALARDVATQVRASAGTGRLW from the coding sequence ATGCGACTCCGGCGCGCGGTCATGACGGTGGGTGTGGCCTTCACGGTGTTCCCCGGCGCAGTCGCGGCGGCGCCTGCGGACTCTGTCCAGGAGCGCCCTCAGCTCACCGACGTGCAGGCGGGGACGGCCACGGTCGCCGCCTACCTTGGCGATTGGCAGCCGGCGCCCCTCGATCTTTCGACATGGACGCCGACCTTCGTCGTTGCTGCGGACGGCAGCGGTACGCACCGCACGGTGCAGGCCGCGATCGATGCATTGCCTGCGAGGATGGCGGGGACGTCGACTGCGCCTCGCGCCTATGTGCTCGTCAAACCCGGCACCTACCGCGAGCCGCTGTGCATCCAGGACAAGGCACCGTTCGCGCTCTACGGCGCGGGTGATGCGTCCGAGGTCGTGATCGTCGAAGGCCGCTACAACGCGCTGCCGAAGGCGAAGCGGGAGGCTGCGCATCGCTGCATGCCGCTGCTCGACGCTGACACCTACGGCACGCCGGGCAGTGCCAGCGTGATGCTGTTCAGCGACGACGTCCAGCTCGCCCGCCTGACCATCGCGAACGATGCGATGGACCGCGTTCGCGATGGACAGGGTTATCCGGCCGGTGTCGGCGAAAGCGGCGGCGCGCAGGCCGTCGCGTTCATGACGCGTGGGGATCGGATCCAGCTCGATCAGGTGCGCTTGATCGGCCATCAGGACACGTTCTATGCGGAGCGGGAGGCCGCCGCGGCCGAAGCGCGCGTGCTGGTGCGCCGCTCGGAGATCCGAGGCGACGTCGACTTCATCTTCGGCGGCGCGACGCTCGTCATCGACGACAGCCTGATCGTCAGTCGAGCCGGACGTCGCGTTCCGGGTCACGGCGGGCACGTGATCGCGCCCAGCACGCCCCACGCGTTGTCGCGCGGCTTCCTGATCCAGGACTCGCGCTGGCTGGCCGAGCCCGGCGTGGCGCCGGCCAGCATCAGCCTGGGCCGGGCGTGGGACCGCGGCATCGCGCGCGGCGAGTGGCGCGCATCGCCGGCGATCCCGAACGGACAGGCGGTGCTGCGCGGCAACCTGCTCGGCCCGCATCTGGCGCCGTGGTCCGCATCGACCTCGCGGCGCCCCTTCAGTGCGACCGGCGAGTCCGCCAACCGCATGGCCGAGTACCGCAACGTCACGCTGCCTGTCGCGTTGCCGGTCGCGGCGTTCGGCGCGATCGCGTCGGGCGACGGCTGGGCATCGATGAACGGCGGCACGATCGGCGGCGCCCGTGCGAAGCCCGACGCGGTCCGCGTCGTGCGGACGCGCTCGGAACTCGATGCGGCGATCGCGCTCGGCGACACGCCCAAGCTCATCGCGCTCGCGGCGCGCATCGACCTCGCCGCCGATGCGACCGGACGACGTCTGGGCATCGAGGACTTCCGCGATCCCGCCTTCGACTTCGACGCCTTCGTACGCCAGTACGACCCCGCGACATGGGGCCGGCGCGCACCCGAGGGCCCGCTGGAGGAGGCGCGCAAGCGCTCGGCGAAGCAGCAGGCCGCGCAGGTCGTGGTCAAGGTGCCCTCGAACACGACCATCGTCGGCGTCACCTCGGATGCCGGCTTCGACGGCGGCTCGCTCATGCTCGACAAGGTCTCGCAGGTGATCCTGCGCAACCTGCGCTTCTCCGATGCCTACGACTTCTTCCCCGCCTGGGACCCGAACGACAACGGTCACGGCGAGTGGAATTCCGAGTACGACACCGTCTCGCTGCGTGAAACGACGCAGGTATGGATCGACCACTGCGCCTTCGACGACGGCGAGCGCCCCGATCCGCGAGAGCCCGTCGCACTGGGTCAGCGGATGCAGCGCCACGACGGCCTGCTCGACATCACCCGCCGCTCGGACTTCGTGACCGTGTCCTGGAACGTCTTCCGCCGCCACGACAAGACCATGCTGATCGGCGGCAGCGACAGCCATCGCGACGATCGCGGCCGCCTGCGCGTGACGCTGCACCACAACCTCTGGGAGCAGGTGAAGGAGCGCACGCCGCGCGTGCGCTACGGGCAGGTGCACGTCGCCAACAACCTCTTCGTCGCGGCCCCGGGCGGCGACTATCCCTACGGCTACTCGATCGGCCTGGGCATCGAATCGCAGGTGCTGAGCGAGGCCAACGTCTGGGAGGCCGCGCCGGGCATCGTCCCGGAGCGCGTCGTGCGCCTGCTCAAGGGCGATCGCCTCACGGATCGCGGCTCGAGCTTCAACGGCGGCCCCTTCGATCCGACGCGTCTGCTGCGCGCCGCGAACCCTGACAAGGCTGTCGTCGACGACGCCGGCTGGACGCCGCCATACCGGCTGCCCATCGCGCTTGCACGCGATGTGGCCACCCAAGTCCGCGCGAGCGCGGGGACGGGCCGGCTGTGGTGA
- a CDS encoding oligogalacturonate lyase family protein produces MKANERQLHFATREDPDTGARVTRLTPTDVTCHRNYFYQKCFTNDGAKLIFGAGFGPGTSWNYHLLDLKTQVATQLTDQPGENTFGGFLSPDDRHLYFVRAERQLIRLSMRDLGEEVVYTVPEGWVGYGTWVANSACTKMVGIEIAASDWFPLSDWQKFHQMFHAKPRCRLIRIDLATGAREVILEQQGWLGHPQYRPGDDNTVAYCHEGPHDLVDARMWFIDEDGRNVRCGRRHDPGESCTHEFWVPDGSAMIYVSYLKGQRDRWICSLDPVTLESKRLTRMPPCSHLMSNQDGTLLIGDGCDSPADVADTGSHQIATDPFLHLFDLKAGTERRVARHDSSWRVYKGNRQVTHPHPSFTPDEKQVLFSADAEGEPALYLADL; encoded by the coding sequence ATGAAAGCCAACGAACGACAGCTCCACTTCGCCACCCGCGAGGATCCGGACACCGGCGCGCGCGTCACGCGGCTGACGCCGACCGACGTCACCTGCCATCGCAACTACTTCTATCAGAAGTGCTTCACCAACGACGGCGCGAAGCTGATCTTCGGCGCCGGGTTCGGGCCGGGCACGAGCTGGAACTACCACCTGCTCGACCTGAAGACGCAGGTGGCGACGCAGCTCACCGATCAGCCGGGCGAGAACACCTTCGGCGGCTTCCTCAGCCCCGACGATAGGCACCTCTACTTCGTCCGCGCGGAGCGTCAGCTGATCCGCCTGTCCATGCGGGATCTGGGCGAGGAGGTCGTCTACACCGTGCCCGAGGGCTGGGTGGGTTACGGCACCTGGGTGGCGAATTCCGCCTGCACGAAGATGGTCGGCATCGAGATCGCCGCGAGCGACTGGTTCCCGCTCAGCGACTGGCAGAAGTTCCATCAGATGTTCCATGCGAAGCCGCGCTGCCGGCTGATCCGTATCGACCTGGCGACCGGCGCGCGCGAGGTGATCCTCGAGCAGCAGGGCTGGCTCGGCCATCCGCAGTACCGGCCCGGCGACGACAACACCGTCGCGTATTGCCACGAGGGGCCGCACGACCTCGTCGACGCGCGCATGTGGTTCATCGACGAGGACGGCCGCAACGTCCGCTGCGGCCGCCGCCACGATCCGGGCGAGAGCTGCACCCATGAGTTCTGGGTGCCGGACGGCTCCGCGATGATCTACGTCTCCTACCTGAAGGGGCAGCGCGACCGCTGGATCTGCTCGCTCGATCCGGTGACGCTCGAATCGAAGCGGCTGACGCGCATGCCGCCGTGCTCGCACCTGATGAGCAACCAGGACGGCACGCTGCTGATCGGCGACGGCTGCGACTCGCCGGCCGATGTCGCCGACACCGGCAGCCACCAGATCGCGACGGATCCCTTCCTGCACCTCTTCGACCTGAAGGCCGGCACCGAGCGCCGCGTCGCCCGGCACGACAGCTCGTGGCGCGTCTACAAGGGCAACCGGCAGGTCACGCATCCGCATCCGTCGTTCACGCCGGATGAGAAGCAGGTGCTCTTCAGCGCGGACGCCGAGGGCGAACCGGCCTTGTACCTGGCAGACCTGTGA
- the kdgR gene encoding DNA-binding transcriptional regulator KdgR — MDDDLNDGRQQPESVAAVLKVFAILQALSERSDTGISELSVRLAMPKATVYRFLQTMKTLGYVRQETDSERYGLAMKVFEIGAKALQYPDLVDLSKHHMQMLADATGETVHLGTLIDSEIIYVHKVDSKHMLGMYSRIGRRAPLHCTAIGKVLMAWEHPERRARVLAGAEFQRFRDKTITEPAAFQAELDRVKAQGFGEDREEFDDHIRCLGVPIFDRLGQPIAGMSVSFPTFRYDDAKAPEVVAMLQAASRDISARLGCTKFPLDAA; from the coding sequence ATGGATGACGATCTGAACGATGGCAGACAGCAGCCCGAATCCGTGGCCGCGGTGCTCAAGGTGTTTGCCATCCTGCAGGCCCTGTCAGAACGCAGTGATACCGGTATCTCGGAGTTGTCCGTGCGGCTGGCCATGCCCAAGGCGACGGTCTACCGCTTCCTGCAGACGATGAAGACGCTGGGTTACGTGCGACAGGAGACCGACAGCGAGCGCTACGGCCTGGCGATGAAGGTCTTCGAGATCGGCGCGAAGGCGCTGCAGTACCCGGACCTGGTCGACCTGTCCAAGCACCACATGCAGATGCTGGCCGACGCCACCGGCGAGACGGTGCACCTGGGCACGCTGATCGACAGCGAGATCATCTACGTCCACAAGGTCGATTCCAAGCACATGCTGGGCATGTACTCGCGCATCGGCCGCCGCGCGCCCTTGCACTGCACGGCGATCGGCAAGGTGCTGATGGCCTGGGAGCATCCGGAGCGCCGGGCCCGCGTGCTGGCCGGGGCCGAGTTCCAGCGCTTCCGCGACAAGACCATCACCGAGCCGGCGGCCTTCCAGGCCGAACTGGACCGGGTGAAGGCGCAGGGCTTCGGCGAGGACCGCGAGGAGTTCGACGACCACATCCGCTGCCTGGGCGTGCCCATCTTCGACCGGCTGGGCCAGCCCATCGCCGGCATGAGCGTCAGCTTCCCGACCTTCCGCTACGACGACGCCAAGGCGCCGGAGGTCGTGGCGATGCTGCAGGCGGCGAGCCGGGACATCTCGGCCCGGCTGGGTTGCACGAAGTTCCCGCTGGACGCCGCCTGA
- a CDS encoding carbohydrate ABC transporter permease has protein sequence MSRRSSQLPLPLAGEGGGEGSGRGTAPALILGRDRGNRTLRYLALGAVAIVMLYPLLWLIGASFKSNAEIFTSAGFLPDRLDFSAYAKGWKTSTEYTFATYFLNSFLITIPRIIVTVISCVLVAYAFARFEFWGRKLLFSIMIATMMLPLIVLRLPQYLVFREIGWLDSYLPLIVPSAFATDTFFVFMLVQFLRGIPRDMEEAAQIDGCNSLQLLWHIIVPLLKPAIISVVVFQFIWTMNDFMGPLIYLASVEKYPVSLALKMSIGATEEVEWANVIAISVVALIPSVAVFFAAQKHFIEGATSSGVKG, from the coding sequence ATGAGCCGCCGATCTTCCCAACTCCCTCTCCCGCTTGCGGGAGAGGGCGGGGGTGAGGGCAGCGGTCGTGGCACCGCGCCTGCCCTGATCCTCGGCCGCGACCGCGGCAACCGCACGCTGCGCTACCTCGCGCTGGGCGCGGTGGCCATCGTGATGCTCTACCCGCTGCTATGGCTGATCGGCGCCTCCTTCAAGAGCAACGCCGAGATCTTCACCTCCGCCGGTTTCCTGCCCGACCGCCTCGACTTCAGCGCCTACGCCAAGGGCTGGAAGACCAGCACCGAATACACCTTCGCGACCTACTTCCTCAACAGCTTCCTGATCACCATCCCGCGCATCATCGTCACGGTGATCTCCTGCGTGCTGGTGGCCTACGCCTTCGCGCGCTTCGAGTTCTGGGGCCGCAAGCTGCTCTTCAGCATCATGATCGCCACGATGATGCTGCCGCTGATCGTGCTGCGTCTGCCGCAGTACCTCGTGTTCCGCGAGATCGGCTGGCTGGATTCCTACCTGCCGCTCATCGTGCCTTCGGCCTTCGCGACGGACACCTTCTTCGTGTTCATGCTGGTGCAGTTCCTGCGCGGCATCCCGCGCGACATGGAAGAGGCCGCGCAGATCGACGGCTGCAATTCGCTGCAGCTGCTCTGGCACATCATCGTGCCGCTGCTCAAGCCGGCCATCATCTCCGTGGTCGTCTTCCAGTTCATCTGGACGATGAACGACTTCATGGGCCCGCTGATCTACCTCGCGTCGGTCGAGAAGTACCCCGTCTCCCTCGCGCTGAAGATGAGCATAGGCGCGACCGAGGAGGTCGAGTGGGCCAACGTGATCGCGATCTCGGTGGTGGCGCTGATCCCGTCGGTGGCGGTGTTCTTCGCGGCGCAAAAGCATTTCATCGAGGGCGCGACGTCCTCCGGAGTCAAGGGTTGA
- a CDS encoding cupin domain-containing protein, translated as MSSPYFLNDDQPWTELGDGIRRKIVGHTPELMSVLVQFDQGAIGTPHAHDAHDQIAFVISGSFECDVGGVKRVLKPGDAFVAPRLTTHGVVALEAGSTLLDQFSPRREDYL; from the coding sequence ATGAGCAGCCCGTACTTCCTGAACGACGACCAGCCGTGGACCGAGCTCGGCGACGGCATCCGCCGCAAGATCGTCGGCCACACGCCGGAGCTGATGTCGGTGCTGGTGCAGTTCGACCAGGGCGCCATCGGCACGCCCCATGCGCACGATGCGCATGACCAGATCGCGTTCGTGATCAGCGGCTCGTTCGAGTGCGACGTCGGCGGCGTGAAGCGCGTGCTCAAGCCGGGCGACGCGTTCGTCGCGCCGCGGCTGACCACGCACGGCGTCGTCGCGCTGGAGGCCGGCAGCACGCTGCTGGACCAGTTCTCGCCGCGGCGCGAGGACTACCTCTGA
- a CDS encoding ABC transporter substrate-binding protein: MSLPRRQLLGIAAGSAAVAATAGVTAALTASGLRAQDQPTVLRFAWWGGAGRHEATLKALALFERRHGVRVKAEYMGFNGYLERLTTQIAGGSEPEVMQINWAWMAMFSKRGNGFADLNRFGRLLDLAQFDREDLAYGDVAGKLNALPVSFSARVMLWNQAAFDRAGLALPKTWDELFATGPAFRRILGEDAYPLDGELYDMMLLSQAWVQQRHGMAYVDPAQPRVAMTEAAALDWVRTYKRLVTDHVATPLPLRASLGGAEKPTEQQPDWVVGRWAGNYTWDSVIALRASTLDKQQKLVLGEFPTLPGALDSGMFGRPTVMYAVSRHAEKNGRAEMAAKLVNFLLTDPEAAALLGRTRGLPSARGPYEQLKAAGKLPPLEVAAHEQIKVQRESGRLKRPAPLFEHARLHKFMREVFETVAYNKTSDVDAARRLVTEGQALLQRIK, translated from the coding sequence ATGAGCCTGCCGCGACGACAGCTGCTCGGCATCGCCGCGGGATCGGCCGCGGTCGCGGCGACCGCGGGCGTGACGGCGGCGCTGACCGCGTCGGGCCTGCGCGCGCAGGACCAGCCCACGGTGCTGCGCTTCGCGTGGTGGGGCGGCGCCGGCCGGCACGAGGCGACGCTGAAGGCGCTCGCGCTCTTCGAGCGCCGCCACGGCGTGCGCGTGAAGGCCGAGTACATGGGCTTCAACGGCTACCTGGAGCGGTTGACCACGCAGATCGCCGGCGGCTCCGAGCCCGAGGTCATGCAGATCAACTGGGCCTGGATGGCGATGTTCAGCAAGCGCGGCAACGGCTTCGCGGACCTGAACCGGTTCGGGCGTCTGCTGGACCTCGCGCAGTTCGATCGCGAGGACCTCGCCTACGGCGACGTCGCCGGCAAGCTCAACGCGCTGCCGGTGTCCTTCAGCGCGCGCGTGATGCTGTGGAACCAGGCCGCGTTCGATCGGGCCGGCCTGGCGCTGCCGAAGACCTGGGACGAGCTCTTCGCGACGGGACCGGCGTTCCGCCGGATCCTGGGCGAGGACGCCTACCCGCTCGACGGCGAGCTCTACGACATGATGCTGCTCTCCCAGGCCTGGGTGCAGCAGCGGCACGGCATGGCCTACGTCGATCCCGCGCAACCGCGCGTGGCGATGACCGAGGCGGCGGCGCTGGACTGGGTGCGCACCTACAAGCGGCTGGTGACGGACCACGTCGCGACGCCGCTGCCGCTGCGCGCGAGCCTGGGCGGCGCCGAGAAACCGACCGAGCAGCAGCCCGACTGGGTGGTCGGCCGCTGGGCCGGCAACTACACCTGGGACTCGGTCATCGCGCTGCGCGCGTCGACGCTGGACAAGCAGCAGAAGCTGGTGCTCGGCGAGTTCCCGACGCTGCCCGGCGCGCTCGACAGCGGCATGTTCGGCCGACCGACCGTGATGTACGCGGTCAGCCGCCATGCCGAGAAGAACGGCCGCGCGGAGATGGCGGCCAAGCTCGTCAATTTCCTGCTGACCGATCCGGAGGCCGCGGCGCTGCTCGGCCGCACGCGCGGCTTGCCATCGGCACGCGGTCCTTACGAGCAGTTGAAGGCGGCCGGCAAGTTGCCGCCACTTGAAGTCGCCGCGCACGAACAGATCAAGGTGCAGCGCGAGTCGGGCCGGCTCAAGCGCCCGGCGCCGCTGTTCGAGCATGCGCGGCTGCACAAGTTCATGCGCGAGGTCTTCGAGACCGTCGCGTACAACAAGACCAGCGATGTCGATGCCGCGCGCCGCCTCGTCACGGAAGGCCAGGCCTTGCTGCAACGGATCAAGTGA
- a CDS encoding carbohydrate ABC transporter permease, whose translation MYENKRLGFLFVLPFVLGVLLFKLFPFVMSFALSFTQYDLIDPPTFVGLRNYEELATADPLFRKSLGVTLLFALLAVPLRVGFALFIAHVLNFKLRGINFFRAAFYIPSILGGSIAVAVLWRFVFARNGLVNLVLMKLGIEPIAWLADEHYSMWTIVLLFTWQFGSAMVIFLAALQNVSISLYEAAECDGASKMQQFWKITVPLITPVIFFNVIMQMVHAFQEFNGPYLITEGGPLHSTYVLALYIYDQSFRFFNLGYGAALSWVLFALVGGLAALSFWSSKYWVFYSGEKETKR comes from the coding sequence ATGTACGAGAACAAGCGCTTGGGCTTCCTGTTCGTCCTGCCATTCGTGCTGGGCGTGCTGCTGTTCAAGCTTTTCCCCTTCGTGATGAGCTTCGCGCTCAGCTTCACGCAGTACGACCTGATCGATCCGCCGACGTTCGTCGGCCTGCGGAACTACGAGGAACTCGCGACCGCGGATCCGCTGTTCCGCAAGTCGCTGGGCGTGACGCTGCTCTTCGCGCTGCTGGCTGTGCCGCTGCGCGTGGGATTCGCCCTGTTCATCGCGCATGTGCTCAATTTCAAGCTGCGGGGCATCAACTTCTTCCGCGCCGCGTTCTACATCCCGTCCATCCTGGGCGGCTCGATCGCGGTGGCGGTGCTGTGGCGATTCGTGTTCGCGCGCAACGGCCTGGTCAACCTGGTGCTGATGAAGCTGGGCATCGAGCCGATCGCGTGGCTGGCCGATGAGCACTACTCGATGTGGACCATCGTCCTGCTCTTCACGTGGCAGTTCGGTTCGGCGATGGTGATCTTCCTGGCGGCGCTGCAGAACGTGTCGATCTCGCTCTACGAGGCGGCCGAGTGCGACGGCGCCAGCAAGATGCAGCAGTTCTGGAAGATCACCGTCCCGCTGATCACGCCGGTGATCTTCTTCAACGTGATCATGCAGATGGTGCACGCGTTCCAGGAGTTCAACGGCCCGTACCTGATCACCGAGGGCGGTCCGCTGCACTCGACCTACGTGCTGGCGCTCTACATCTACGACCAGAGCTTCCGTTTCTTCAACCTCGGCTACGGCGCGGCCCTGTCCTGGGTGCTCTTCGCCCTGGTCGGCGGCCTGGCGGCGCTGTCCTTCTGGAGCTCGAAGTACTGGGTCTTCTACTCCGGCGAGAAGGAGACCAAGCGATGA
- a CDS encoding ABC transporter ATP-binding protein, with translation MARLSLNKIEKVYPNGFKAVHGVDLEVRDGEFMVFVGPSGCAKSTLLRMIAGLESITGGELRIGDRAVNALPPKQRGIAMVFQNYALYPHMKVYDNLAFGLKLAGTPKEELDQRVRHAAGLLEMEHLLDRYPKQLSGGQAQRVAVGRAIVKKPDVFLFDEPLSNLDAKLRAAMRVRLTELHRTLRESRQPATTVYVTHDQVEAMTMGERICVLKDGVIQQVDTPTALYDRPANAFVAGFIGSPEMNLLEGRLLATDNGLAVEVGGAKLPLPVQKTAGVTSLPRLADGALTFGLRPEHIGLAPRAQGDSVPVGARLRFTEHMGSEVYLHAELGPLPISARIPAEQAIALHGLARGDTVTLHLQMSACHLFDAASGLNLLTMPASTSASTAASTSTSSATSTSGTYA, from the coding sequence ATGGCAAGACTGAGCCTCAACAAGATCGAGAAGGTGTACCCCAACGGTTTCAAGGCCGTGCACGGGGTGGACCTGGAAGTGCGGGACGGCGAGTTCATGGTGTTCGTCGGCCCGTCGGGCTGCGCGAAGTCGACGCTGCTGCGGATGATCGCGGGGCTGGAGAGCATCACCGGCGGCGAGCTGCGCATCGGCGACCGCGCGGTCAACGCGCTGCCGCCCAAGCAGCGCGGCATCGCGATGGTGTTCCAGAACTACGCGCTGTACCCGCACATGAAGGTCTACGACAACCTGGCCTTCGGTCTGAAGCTGGCCGGCACGCCGAAGGAGGAGCTGGACCAGCGCGTGCGGCACGCGGCGGGGCTGCTCGAGATGGAGCACCTCCTCGATCGCTATCCGAAGCAGCTGTCCGGCGGCCAGGCGCAGCGCGTCGCGGTCGGCCGGGCCATCGTGAAGAAGCCGGACGTGTTCCTCTTCGACGAACCGCTGTCCAACCTCGACGCCAAGCTGCGTGCCGCGATGCGCGTGCGGCTGACCGAACTGCACCGCACGCTGCGCGAAAGCCGCCAGCCGGCCACGACGGTCTACGTCACCCACGACCAGGTCGAGGCGATGACGATGGGCGAGCGCATCTGCGTGCTCAAGGACGGCGTGATCCAGCAGGTCGACACGCCCACGGCGCTGTATGACCGGCCGGCGAATGCCTTCGTGGCGGGCTTCATCGGCTCGCCGGAGATGAACCTGCTGGAAGGGCGGCTGCTCGCGACCGACAACGGTCTGGCGGTCGAGGTCGGCGGTGCGAAGTTGCCCTTGCCGGTGCAGAAGACAGCTGGCGTCACGTCGCTGCCGCGCCTGGCCGACGGCGCGCTGACCTTCGGCCTGCGGCCCGAGCACATCGGTCTCGCACCGCGCGCGCAAGGCGACAGCGTGCCGGTGGGCGCGCGGCTGCGTTTCACCGAGCACATGGGGTCGGAGGTCTATTTGCATGCGGAACTCGGGCCGCTTCCGATCTCCGCGCGCATCCCGGCCGAGCAGGCGATCGCGCTGCACGGCCTCGCCCGCGGGGACACAGTGACGCTGCACCTGCAGATGTCGGCCTGCCACCTGTTCGACGCGGCGAGTGGGCTGAACCTGTTGACGATGCCGGCTTCGACATCCGCATCGACGGCCGCATCGACGTCGACGTCGTCCGCGACGTCGACCTCCGGGACCTACGCATGA
- the kduD gene encoding 2-dehydro-3-deoxy-D-gluconate 5-dehydrogenase KduD yields the protein MILDNFQLDGRVAIVSGCNTGLGQGMAVALAQAGAHIVGVNVSDPVETRTEVERLGRRFLDLRANLGDISCIEGLVAEAKSLTGRVDILVNNAGIIRREDAIRFSEKDWDDVVDLNLKTVFFFSQAVARQYLAQGGGGKIINVASMLSFQGGVRVPSYTASKSGVMGITRLMANEWASHGINVNAIAPGYMATNNTAALRQDETRNAAILDRIPAGRWGSPDDLAGPVVFLASKASDYVNGYTVAVDGGWLAR from the coding sequence ATGATCCTGGACAACTTCCAACTCGACGGCCGCGTGGCCATCGTCTCGGGCTGCAACACCGGCCTGGGGCAGGGGATGGCGGTCGCGCTGGCGCAGGCCGGCGCGCACATCGTCGGCGTCAACGTCTCCGATCCGGTGGAGACGCGCACCGAGGTCGAGCGGCTGGGCCGCCGCTTCCTCGACCTGCGCGCCAACCTCGGCGACATCAGCTGCATCGAGGGCCTCGTGGCCGAGGCCAAGTCGCTGACCGGCCGCGTCGACATCCTGGTCAACAACGCCGGCATCATCCGGCGCGAGGATGCGATCCGCTTCAGCGAGAAGGACTGGGACGACGTCGTCGACCTGAACCTGAAGACGGTGTTCTTCTTCTCGCAGGCGGTGGCCAGGCAATACCTGGCACAGGGCGGCGGCGGCAAGATCATCAACGTCGCGTCCATGCTGTCCTTCCAGGGCGGCGTGCGGGTGCCGTCGTACACGGCCAGCAAGAGCGGCGTGATGGGCATCACCCGGCTGATGGCCAACGAATGGGCGTCGCACGGCATCAACGTCAACGCGATCGCGCCCGGCTACATGGCGACCAACAACACCGCCGCGCTGCGCCAGGACGAGACGCGCAACGCCGCGATCCTCGACCGCATCCCGGCCGGCCGCTGGGGCAGTCCGGACGATCTCGCCGGGCCCGTCGTGTTCCTCGCATCGAAGGCATCCGACTACGTGAACGGGTACACCGTCGCGGTGGACGGAGGTTGGCTCGCCAGATAA
- the kduI gene encoding 5-dehydro-4-deoxy-D-glucuronate isomerase — translation MEIRQPIHSEHARTLDTEGLRQQFLVEDLFKPDEATLTYSQIDRIIVGGIMPVTKPVTFSAELGKYTGTDFFLQRRELGLINIGGAARVFVDDTQYDVGPREALYVGQGAKIVEFKSVDSANPAKLYFNCAPAHTAYPTRKVTLAEASPETLGSPETSNRRTIHKFLVPDVLPTCQLLMGMTQLEPGSLWNTMPCHQHDRRMEVYFYFDMKSDAVVFHMLGEPTQTRHLVVRNEQAVISPSWSIHSGVGTQAYTFIWGMVGENQVFKDMDHVPMTTLR, via the coding sequence ATGGAAATCCGCCAACCCATCCACAGTGAACACGCCCGCACCCTGGACACCGAAGGCCTGCGCCAGCAGTTCCTGGTCGAGGACCTGTTCAAGCCCGACGAGGCGACGCTGACCTACAGCCAGATCGACCGGATCATCGTCGGCGGCATCATGCCGGTGACCAAGCCGGTGACCTTCTCGGCCGAATTGGGCAAGTACACCGGCACCGACTTCTTCCTGCAGCGGCGCGAGCTCGGCCTGATCAACATCGGCGGCGCGGCACGTGTCTTCGTCGACGACACGCAGTACGACGTCGGCCCGCGCGAGGCGCTCTACGTCGGCCAGGGCGCGAAGATCGTCGAGTTCAAGAGCGTGGACTCGGCCAATCCCGCGAAGCTCTACTTCAACTGCGCGCCGGCGCACACCGCGTATCCGACGCGCAAGGTGACGCTGGCCGAAGCCTCGCCGGAGACGCTGGGTTCGCCCGAGACCAGCAACCGCCGCACCATCCACAAGTTCCTGGTGCCCGACGTGCTGCCGACCTGCCAGCTGCTGATGGGCATGACGCAGCTGGAGCCGGGCAGCCTCTGGAACACGATGCCCTGCCACCAGCACGACCGTCGCATGGAGGTGTACTTCTACTTCGACATGAAGTCCGACGCGGTGGTCTTCCACATGCTGGGCGAGCCGACGCAGACCCGCCACCTGGTCGTGCGCAACGAGCAGGCGGTCATCAGCCCGAGCTGGTCCATCCACTCCGGCGTGGGCACGCAGGCCTACACCTTCATCTGGGGCATGGTCGGCGAGAACCAGGTGTTCAAGGACATGGACCACGTGCCGATGACGACGCTGCGCTGA